One genomic window of Sphingomonas sp. C3-2 includes the following:
- a CDS encoding crotonase/enoyl-CoA hydratase family protein: MPEFSTISTDIEDAILTITLNRPDKLNAFTREMMHELIAAFDLADADDAVRAVIVTGAGRAFCAGADLSAGASTFDYEKRAGWNPEAVGNSAYRDGGGMLTLRIFNCRKPVIAAINGPAVGIGATMTLAMDFRLASEAARIGFVFSRRGIVPEAASSWFLPRIVGIGQALEWVYSGRVFDAAEAERGGLVRAVHGPDDLLPAARAFARSLTNDTAPVSVALARQMLWRMMGASHPMEAHRLESRAMYSRGRSNDAKEGITAFLEKRASAYPDRVSADMPHFAPWMDDPDY; the protein is encoded by the coding sequence ATGCCCGAATTCTCGACCATCAGCACCGATATTGAAGACGCGATCCTGACGATCACGCTCAACCGGCCCGACAAGCTGAACGCCTTTACCCGCGAGATGATGCACGAACTGATCGCGGCATTCGACCTGGCCGATGCGGACGACGCGGTGCGCGCGGTGATCGTGACCGGCGCGGGGCGTGCCTTTTGTGCGGGCGCAGACCTGTCGGCCGGCGCCTCGACGTTCGATTATGAAAAGCGTGCCGGGTGGAATCCCGAGGCTGTGGGTAACAGCGCATATCGTGATGGCGGCGGCATGTTGACACTGCGCATCTTCAACTGCCGAAAGCCCGTGATCGCCGCGATCAATGGCCCGGCGGTGGGCATCGGCGCGACGATGACGTTGGCGATGGATTTCCGGCTGGCGAGCGAGGCCGCTCGCATTGGCTTCGTCTTTTCGCGGCGCGGGATCGTCCCCGAAGCCGCGTCGAGCTGGTTCCTGCCGCGCATCGTCGGCATCGGGCAGGCGCTGGAATGGGTGTATTCGGGCCGGGTGTTCGACGCTGCCGAAGCCGAACGCGGGGGGCTGGTTCGCGCGGTGCATGGGCCCGACGATCTGTTGCCCGCCGCGCGCGCCTTTGCCCGGTCGCTGACCAATGACACCGCACCGGTTTCGGTGGCGTTGGCGCGTCAGATGTTGTGGCGGATGATGGGCGCGAGCCACCCAATGGAGGCGCACCGGCTGGAAAGTCGCGCCATGTATTCGCGTGGTCGCAGCAATGACGCGAAGGAGGGAATAACCGCCTTTCTGGAAAAACGTGCGTCCGCTTATCCCGATCGCGTCTC